One part of the Streptomyces sp. NBC_01381 genome encodes these proteins:
- a CDS encoding AAA family ATPase produces the protein MIVWVNGAFGSGKSTLVEELRPRWPEALVYDPEMVGFVLREIVEVPTGDFQDLRLWRRQVADLAVGLVEEYRRPVLVPMTLVNPDYVGEIFSALKDAGIDVHHFFLKVSRDVLERRIDGRTFFPDDPEREERVRRWAKDRIEACMAAADTLPGDTVFLDGGLPPRELAEQVLARVHLSPSA, from the coding sequence TTGATCGTCTGGGTGAACGGTGCGTTCGGCAGCGGAAAGAGCACACTGGTGGAGGAGTTGCGCCCGCGCTGGCCCGAAGCCTTGGTCTATGACCCGGAGATGGTCGGCTTCGTACTGCGGGAGATCGTGGAGGTGCCGACCGGCGACTTCCAGGATCTCCGGTTGTGGCGGCGGCAGGTTGCCGACCTGGCGGTGGGACTGGTCGAGGAGTACCGGCGTCCGGTCCTTGTTCCCATGACCTTGGTCAACCCCGACTACGTAGGTGAGATCTTCAGCGCGTTGAAGGACGCGGGCATCGACGTGCACCACTTCTTCCTCAAGGTGTCCCGGGACGTCTTGGAGAGGCGGATCGACGGCCGGACCTTCTTTCCTGACGATCCCGAGCGGGAGGAGCGGGTCCGGCGTTGGGCCAAGGACAGGATCGAGGCGTGCATGGCCGCGGCCGACACCCTGCCCGGCGACACGGTCTTCCTGGACGGCGGGTTGCCCCCTCGGGAGCTGGCCGAACAGGTGCTGGCGCGGGTCCACCTCAGCCCAAGCGCATAG
- a CDS encoding cytochrome P450, which produces MQAPTLEDLAAHSGLDLATNPYPLYAALRTKGPVHRILVPEAGESWLVVTRDAARAALTDPRLRNDISHSSSWQSDGGHAIGRNMLQSDPPHHTRLRRLVAGRFTPGRIAELLPKVEAIADKLLAALPRHGTADLVSRYALPLPVAVICDLLGVPATARTAFHTWSNELVMPTSSEAAASAATALTGFLTELIDRKSAAPDDTLLSDLAAAAARPTTTDDDDVTEEDRSSLSQEELLGMVFLILVAGHETTVNLISGTLHSLLSHPDQLALLRSDPSLVGGAVEESLRHNSPVHATAFRFVAEPLDLAGTRMAAGDSVLISLAAASRDPLHFPDPDRFDLTRRAQGHLGFGHGLHHCLGAPLARAEATIAVRRLLADRPALAFATDPAQLTWRTSTLLRGLAELPMRLG; this is translated from the coding sequence ATGCAGGCGCCCACCCTGGAAGACCTGGCGGCCCACAGCGGCCTCGACCTGGCGACCAACCCCTATCCCCTCTACGCGGCCCTGCGCACCAAGGGCCCCGTTCACCGCATCCTCGTCCCGGAAGCGGGAGAGAGCTGGCTGGTCGTGACGCGCGACGCGGCCCGTGCCGCGCTCACCGATCCTCGGTTGCGCAACGACATCAGCCACTCCTCGTCCTGGCAGAGCGACGGCGGCCACGCCATCGGACGCAACATGCTGCAGAGCGATCCCCCGCACCACACCCGGCTGCGCCGCCTGGTGGCCGGCCGCTTCACACCCGGACGGATCGCCGAGCTCCTGCCGAAGGTCGAAGCCATCGCCGACAAACTGCTCGCCGCACTGCCCCGGCACGGGACCGCGGACCTGGTGAGCCGGTACGCGCTGCCGCTGCCCGTCGCGGTGATCTGCGACCTCCTCGGCGTCCCCGCCACGGCGCGAACCGCCTTCCACACCTGGTCGAACGAGCTGGTCATGCCCACCTCGAGCGAAGCCGCTGCCTCGGCGGCCACCGCGCTCACGGGTTTCCTCACCGAGCTGATCGACCGGAAGAGCGCCGCCCCCGACGACACCCTGCTCAGCGATCTGGCCGCGGCCGCCGCTCGACCGACCACCACCGACGACGACGACGTCACGGAAGAAGACCGGTCATCCCTCAGCCAGGAAGAGCTGCTCGGCATGGTCTTCCTCATCCTCGTCGCCGGTCATGAGACGACGGTCAATCTGATCTCCGGAACACTCCACAGCCTGCTCAGCCACCCGGACCAACTCGCCTTGCTCCGCTCCGATCCCAGTCTGGTGGGCGGGGCCGTCGAGGAGTCGCTGCGCCACAACTCCCCCGTCCACGCCACCGCGTTCCGCTTCGTGGCCGAGCCGCTGGATCTGGCGGGCACCCGCATGGCCGCCGGTGACTCGGTCCTGATCTCGCTCGCCGCGGCCTCCCGCGATCCCCTTCACTTCCCCGACCCCGACCGCTTCGACCTCACCCGCCGCGCGCAGGGCCACCTCGGGTTCGGTCACGGCCTGCACCACTGCCTCGGTGCCCCGCTGGCACGCGCGGAGGCCACGATCGCCGTGCGCCGGCTCCTGGCCGACCGCCCCGCGCTGGCCTTCGCCACCGATCCGGCCCAACTCACCTGGCGGACCAGCACGTTGCTGCGCGGCCTGGCCGAACTGCCTATGCGCTTGGGCTGA
- a CDS encoding LysR family transcriptional regulator, with protein MDIEAVRTFVTVAETGQFQEAAVELRITQQAVSKRVASLERALGVTLFVRTARGARLTLDGQAFLPHAREVLRAVERAAASVRPGERALRVDVLHRRIAPALALRGFYQSHPGTDLDVVTLSDANATTAIEAVLAGEIDATFRAVPAGDLPEGVSAERVLDDPLQLLVGPGHPLTAAKSLTPADLAGHRIWIPGIKQGTEWAAYYDELTETFDLRIDAVGPDFGTEALMDSIADSTALATLIGTRDRYVWPAAHDLRRIPVEGPTPVYPHSFLHRTANPHPILAALRRHLIEARPTPPADAWTPSWAGT; from the coding sequence TTCCAGGAGGCTGCCGTGGAGCTGCGCATCACTCAGCAGGCCGTCTCCAAGCGCGTGGCGAGCCTGGAACGCGCGCTCGGGGTGACCCTGTTCGTCCGCACCGCACGCGGCGCGCGCCTCACCCTGGACGGCCAGGCGTTCCTGCCGCACGCCCGCGAGGTGCTGCGGGCCGTGGAGAGGGCGGCCGCTTCCGTACGTCCTGGTGAGCGGGCGCTGCGTGTGGACGTACTCCACCGGCGCATCGCCCCGGCCCTTGCCCTGCGCGGCTTCTACCAGTCCCACCCGGGCACGGACCTGGACGTGGTCACGCTCTCGGACGCGAACGCGACCACAGCGATCGAGGCCGTACTGGCAGGCGAGATCGACGCGACCTTCCGTGCCGTACCCGCGGGCGACCTGCCCGAGGGAGTCAGCGCCGAGCGTGTCCTGGACGACCCGCTGCAACTGCTCGTCGGACCGGGCCACCCGCTCACGGCGGCCAAGTCCTTGACCCCGGCGGACCTGGCAGGGCACCGGATCTGGATCCCGGGCATCAAGCAGGGCACCGAGTGGGCGGCGTACTACGACGAGCTCACCGAAACCTTCGACCTGCGCATCGACGCGGTAGGCCCCGACTTCGGCACCGAAGCACTGATGGACTCCATCGCCGACTCCACCGCACTGGCCACCCTCATCGGAACCCGGGACAGATACGTGTGGCCGGCGGCCCACGACCTGCGACGGATCCCGGTCGAAGGACCGACGCCGGTCTACCCCCACTCGTTCCTGCACCGAACGGCCAACCCGCACCCGATCCTCGCGGCCCTGCGCAGGCATCTCATCGAGGCACGACCGACGCCACCGGCCGACGCGTGGACGCCGAGTTGGGCCGGGACTTAG
- a CDS encoding dienelactone hydrolase family protein: MTTITTHTVEYPADGLTMIGRLALPAGADRRPAVLIGPEGPGLNDFQRSRADALAELGYVALAFDINGGRWFTDPQEMLAHVTPLLADTDRMRGIGHAALDVLRAEPRTDPDRIAAIGYGTGGAIALELGRDGVDLRVIGTVNALTTGRPGEAARIRCPVWAGVGSEDPIMPAEQRDAFAAEMQAAGVDWRLMVYGGALHAFHHPPVDHEQTVLPGVGHHPRHAQRAWHDVVGLLAECLPVSCP; this comes from the coding sequence ATGACGACGATTACGACGCACACGGTCGAGTACCCGGCCGACGGCCTGACGATGATCGGGCGCCTCGCGCTCCCCGCCGGTGCCGACCGCAGGCCCGCGGTCCTGATCGGGCCCGAGGGGCCGGGCCTGAACGACTTCCAGCGCAGCCGGGCCGACGCCCTGGCCGAACTGGGATACGTGGCCCTGGCCTTCGACATCAACGGCGGGCGCTGGTTCACCGACCCACAGGAGATGCTGGCGCACGTGACGCCGCTACTCGCCGACACCGACCGGATGCGGGGCATCGGCCATGCGGCACTCGACGTACTGCGCGCCGAGCCGCGCACCGACCCCGACCGGATCGCCGCCATCGGCTACGGCACCGGGGGCGCGATCGCGCTGGAACTTGGCCGCGACGGGGTCGACCTGCGGGTGATCGGGACGGTCAACGCACTGACCACGGGCCGACCGGGGGAGGCGGCGCGCATCCGTTGCCCCGTGTGGGCCGGGGTCGGATCGGAGGACCCGATCATGCCCGCCGAGCAACGGGACGCCTTCGCCGCCGAGATGCAGGCCGCGGGCGTCGACTGGCGCCTCATGGTCTACGGCGGAGCCCTGCACGCCTTCCACCACCCGCCGGTCGACCACGAGCAGACCGTGCTCCCCGGCGTCGGCCACCACCCGCGGCACGCGCAGCGAGCCTGGCACGACGTCGTCGGCCTGCTCGCCGAGTG
- a CDS encoding TetR/AcrR family transcriptional regulator: protein MADESHHATPPRRRDARRNRELLVGAAREVFTELGLEAPLDVIARRAGVGNATLYRNFPTREALIDAVFHDVLTDTMAAGEQARAAADAWSALNGYLQAVFVTLAADRGTNDLMTTHLRGVEALEAVHAHNRQTVDVLLSRGREQGTVRADVTTEDVLFSLAALGRAIPALTAATTPEAWRRPLALFLDGLHASPATPPLPGSALTAAQLGYVLEDLGPHRMPRKGLTGE from the coding sequence ATGGCCGACGAGTCGCACCACGCAACGCCTCCGCGGCGACGCGACGCGCGGCGCAATCGGGAACTCCTGGTCGGGGCTGCCCGCGAGGTGTTCACCGAGCTGGGGCTCGAAGCGCCGCTGGACGTGATCGCCCGCCGGGCGGGCGTGGGAAACGCGACGCTCTACCGGAACTTCCCCACCCGAGAGGCCCTCATCGACGCCGTGTTCCACGACGTCCTGACGGACACCATGGCCGCCGGCGAACAGGCGAGGGCCGCGGCGGACGCCTGGTCGGCGCTGAACGGCTACCTTCAGGCGGTCTTCGTCACCCTGGCTGCCGACCGCGGCACCAACGACCTCATGACCACGCACCTGCGGGGCGTCGAGGCGCTGGAGGCCGTCCATGCCCACAATCGCCAGACGGTGGACGTCCTGCTGAGCCGCGGCCGCGAGCAGGGCACGGTGCGCGCCGACGTCACCACCGAAGACGTCCTGTTCTCGCTCGCCGCCCTCGGCCGCGCCATCCCCGCCCTGACCGCCGCGACCACGCCCGAGGCCTGGCGCCGCCCCCTGGCCCTGTTCCTCGACGGCCTGCACGCCTCACCGGCCACGCCGCCCCTCCCTGGCTCGGCTCTGACCGCCGCCCAACTCGGTTACGTCCTTGAGGACTTGGGCCCGCATCGCATGCCTCGTAAAGGATTGACGGGCGAATGA
- a CDS encoding nuclear transport factor 2 family protein produces the protein MAAESPAQTVQRLFPLLAEGKSAEAAALFADSVSFSIPHPPGIPWVPEVDSAEGMRAFFELLRTHVQAKEFDLRQVIAEGDDVVLIGRMVSEVKKTGRDIDTAFALHTTVRDGRITRYHLYEDSYAVARAYFDD, from the coding sequence ATGGCAGCAGAGTCACCGGCGCAGACCGTGCAACGCTTGTTCCCGCTGCTCGCCGAGGGGAAGAGTGCGGAGGCGGCGGCCCTGTTCGCCGACTCGGTGTCGTTCTCGATCCCGCACCCGCCGGGCATTCCGTGGGTACCGGAGGTCGACTCGGCAGAGGGCATGCGGGCGTTCTTCGAACTGCTGCGGACCCACGTGCAGGCCAAGGAGTTCGACCTCCGCCAGGTCATCGCCGAGGGCGACGACGTGGTGCTCATCGGGCGCATGGTCTCCGAGGTCAAGAAGACGGGTCGGGACATCGACACCGCGTTCGCCCTGCACACCACGGTCCGGGACGGACGGATCACCCGCTACCACCTCTACGAGGACAGCTACGCCGTTGCCAGGGCCTACTTCGACGACTGA